From the Hippocampus zosterae strain Florida chromosome 13, ASM2543408v3, whole genome shotgun sequence genome, the window CACCCGTGCATTGGAGATATCACAAAAACAGGCCTTTGGTGTTATACTTTGATTGTTACTGGGTTTCCATCTTTCCTTTTTTCAGTTGAACTTTTAAGGGGACTAATAATTGTCTATTttatcttaaccctttcaggtccCCAGAATTCAATGATTTCCTAAAGCGATGTCTGGATAAAAATGTGGACAACCGATGGAGTGCAGCACAACTTTTGCAGGTGCCCCCCATAATGAACGCTCTCAGAACTTGCTTCCTTTCCTCCCAGTTAAAACTTTCTCAGAAAATGCATTGACAATCCTTGCACATGAACACTAAttccattcttatttttttttcatatttcaatatttgttgacatcaagaaaaaaaaacacatttctttttatttggtaTTTTGAGTTATGAGTTGTAGGGGGAGAATACCAAccaatgtgtgtttttcttgttttctaaaAACATTGAAAGATGACTGAGGCAATTATGCTGTATGGCCGACAACATGCAATTCAACGATAAGCAAAAAGTCCGAGGGGCCGTCTGTTGATCTCCCCATGTTCAGGTCCGGTCCAGGAAAGTCAGCTGCAAAGTCACTTCTTCCTTTGTGTTTGAGCAGACATCAGCAGGGagtgcttttctttttccattggtTGACAATATTTGCAAAGACATCTCTAGAAAGACATctttttacaaattatagaccaatatcactactaccacaattttcaaaaatattagaaaaactattttgataTATTTGACTTGatagggaaaaacggaccacctcaatggcagttatggtgtttgtggaagcaatagccactaatatagacaacaaataaTTTAccgttggggttttcctagatctaaaaaaagcttttgacataatagatcacagtatattattgaaaaaactagaaagatatggcattagaggtgtagcttataaatggataaaaagttatttagaaagcGGATATCAGTTGTGCAACtcgacaataaaaaaacgaatcaactgaaaatcactcacggagttcctcaggggtcagtgcttggtccaaaactattcatcttatatataaatgatatctgcaaggtttcaaaacaatttaaatgtgtcctatttgctgatgatacaactttctgaaacagctcctgacaaccgtagaaaacgaattaaacaaattaaaaaactggtttgacagaaataaattgtcacttaacctgaaaaaaaaatcgaagttaattgtttttggcacaagaccaatcaaacaccaagctaaaattatggtaaactcatttgaaatgtgaaaaatgtgatgtgaaaaacaattgtaaatagcattgcgatgtatccattttgtatttatattgcacttaattgaacggtgtttgtttgttttttcttctttcttctttctaccctcattcttgctactggaggctgtaaatttccccagtgtgggacaaataaaggatatcttacttacTTATAAACCAAGTACCGTAATTCGTCTCCGGTTTTAAAAAGCCCTGACAAAATTATGCTTTTGCAAAGAAAAGCTCTATTTTGATTGGCACTGTCAAAGATGTAATGATATGTTTATTACAATGGAGTGCAGCACCGCACCGTACTGACTGGTTTCAAGAATTATACCACTGTCCTGTAGCTACAGTAACTTTACTCAACCAAGCAAACTGTTCACAACACTTTACAGTACATACTACGCCGGTCTACCGCATTGCAACTACTGTTTAATAATATCTATATTGTTCAATTTAAAAACTTTCATAGGAGATGGCTTTGCCCATGcgtttttgcttttaatttgttagttttttttctgtctcgtaTGCAGCATTCATTTGTGTCCAGTGTGACGGACAGCAAGCCTCTGAGGGAAATAATCGCTGAAGCTAAAGCTGAGGTAACTGAGGAGATTGAAGAGcacaaagaggaagaggaagaggaagaaattGAACCCAATATGGTACGTAAACTgcaatcatttttgttgttttgcacaattaTGAGCTGAACATAATAATAAGCATTTGTACCAATTGCCAATCTTCTCCAAAGACATTTTGTGCTATTACATGATCAATAAACCAGAATATTTCACGTCTAGTGGCTCCTAAAATAAGCGATCGTTGCTGCTCACTTCAACGCTGTGTAAACAATCTGTCAATCTACCTCCGCTGcagggccataaacgtgctcccTCTGATGTCAGCGTTGCAAGCTCTGAAGATGAGAAGATTCCACTCTCCCCTACCATTTTGGAATCCGTCCCCGAAAAGGGTGAACCACGATCGCCCATCGCTGCACCCAATGAGATCCCTGTAGCGAACCACGTCACTAGCTTGGTGGAAGAGTCCACTATCCCGGCAGCTGCGGAGCATGCAGAAAAAACTCCAGTTAGCGGAAAGCAACTGGTGCCAGAGGAGGTTGAATCTGGCAGGGCCTTGTCAATCCCACCTGCGAACGACATGGAGCAGTTTGCGATAGCTTCTGAAAACGAAAAGGATGATGAAACGGCACAAGTGCCGGCCAATTCGGACGCTCCGACAGAGATTCCAAAAGATGCAGCGTCTCCAGAAAAAAGACTGATTACTGTAGAGGAATCCATCACACCAGCGGAAGAGGACCCATACAAACATTTTAAGGTGTCTTTACCAAGTCCGGATGACTCTTTTTCAAAAGAGCGAGACGATGAGAAGCCTGCGGTAAAACCGAATACAGAAGATGAGAAGATTCTTCCAGACAAGGCTAAAGATGACAGTTCAGACTCTGGTAGGAGCTCAACTGCGGATAATAGCAGCCTGGAGCTGAATCTGTCCATCTCAAGCTTCCTGTCCAAAACAAAAGAGCCTGGATCAGTTTCCATCCAGGTACCACACAGCACTTATATGCACAAaggttatttgtttttaagacTCTTGAACGATCAAACTTGTGTCCCAAAAGTTGCCAACTGACGAGTGAAGTCACAATGTTTCCCCGTCATGATTTCCCAGGAGACAAAGCGCCAGAAGAAGACATTGAAAAAGACCCGCAAATTCATCGTGGATGGGGTGGAAGTTAGTGTGACGACATCAAAGATCATAACCGACAATGACACAAAGAATGAGGAAATGAGATTCCTGAGGTATAAACCACCCGCCTTCGGCTATTATTCACATACTGTTAGAAGTCAAATGTGCTTCACAGAAAGCAAAGCCTTCCCCCACTGAACCAAACAATAGTAATATCTTCTCTTCCTCCACTTTGCCAGGCGCCAGGAACTAAGGGAGTTGCGTCTCCTGCAGAAGGAGGAGCAGAGGGCCCAGCAGCAACTCAGCAATAAGCTACACCAGCAGAAAGAGCAGATTTATCGCCGCTTTGAGCAGGAGACCACGGTGAGTTACTACAGTATTCAagattattcatcttccgagccgcttgatcctcactagggtcgcggggggtgctggagcctatcccagctgtcttcgggcagtaggcgggggacaccctgaatcggttgccagccaatcgcagggcacacagaaacgaacgaccattcgcactcacactcacacctagggacaatttagagtgttcaatcagcctgctacgcatgtttttggaatgtgggaggaaaccggagcacccgtagaaaacccacacaggcccggggagaacatgcaaactccacacagggaggccggagctggaatcgaacccggtacctctgcactgtgaagtcgacgtgctaaccactggactaccgggctgccctattcaagattaagatatcctttatttgtcccgcaatggggaaaatgacaatcagaattcagaaaggaaaaacgctgggtagggagaggcggggggggggggggggcacgctcaAACTGATCCTcctctgaggataatttaagtccaggataaaaaaaaagaccctagcacatgaataagcatatgacagttacaacaagtcacaagacataacatgtataagggggaggatgaatggggggggggggggggggggtaaccctCTGCTGTATTGCAGCAGCATTTATAATTCCCCTCCTGTATTGGTGGTtggatccactagatggagcttgtattatacaatacaatacaatacagctttatttatataaagccCGGGCTACAGTTGTGttttgcatccactagatggagctacacaaAAGTGAATACTATACAATACAGCCTTATTtctatagagccttcacaactgctTCAGCTTTACAGACACCTttcaaatactacgtccaagaaatcagaatattaatCCATATGTAGCTCCCCAGGATGTCGCATTAAGCACGACAAGAAGTCCATAGAAAAAATACTGGGTTATTCCTTGacgtaaatacaaatggcattacaaaacaataagtgAAAAACTAAAGTGATGAAGACGGTTGATTCAACAAAACGTACACACGTCGGCTCATCGACACTGGGGCgaaatatccttagaagtcgCGCTTGTCGCCTTTTTCTTAGTTTTGTCTTGACCATGCTTTTGGcaattgttaatttttttttttttaggaaccaCAAATTGGTACCAGCTTCAAAAAATCCATAATAAAGACGAATGAATTGTttgttacaaaattaattgaaaagagtcttggggagaaaaaaagaatcacataTTACATCGCAATCGcaaattttaagaaaaaaatgattgagcTTTAATTTAAATAATGGTTAACttgattgaaattaaaataaaaagatcattttaagagattaaaaaaaccatgatgtttttattcaaaaacacacattcaaaacACACTCACCAATGCACCGAATTGTCTCCCCAAAACCGAGGTACGGACCGTACTGACGTACTCACTCCGCTGTATTTTGCATGCTTCCTTCatttgattcaatttttttttctttttgtcttgtgCGCTTCCAGAGTAAAAAGCGTCAGTATGACCAGGAAGTAGAGAACCTAGAGCGGCAGCAGAAGCAGACCATAGAGAGGTTGGAACAGGAACACACCAACCGACTGAGGGATGAGGCCAAACGCATCAAATCTGAGCAGGACAAAGAGTTGTCCAAGTATCAGAGCGTGCTGAAAAACCGCAAAAAGGAGGTCAGTGTCTTGTCTGGGTCACCGTGCTGCAGTTCTTGTGTGTAGTTTTTATTGGACATATCCACGGCATGATTTGCAGGTGTTAAGTCACTCtacgccaggggtgtccaaactttttgccaagggggccagattttatgtggtaaaatgtctgggggccgaccttggctgacattctttacattgaacaacaatattgttcaacaaatttccatttttattttaatttcaacaatcttaagaatttcttttggttcatttgaaacgggtatatctcatgcaactgcttattcacttgactttttcttaaacagaagtctcctgagtgcaaattgattgatttgaaacataaaatgtatcaccatgacttttcaatagtcacaaaacctttaactcgaataacggggaaatgaacaagcaatacacatatccacaactgcaaggatcatttgaaatatgacatatcagtcaatataaacacggagtgatgtcttgttaactcgtgagtgatgccctctagcgtctaaatgctattactcatttagtgaatgctattactcatttagccactagagggaagcagtactctatgaaacatcactcaccagtctacgagacctcagtcaatgcaacacgtgttccattgcgcccaacctgcgggccagacggcactgattttatgacggggggccgagggccggatgatattcgaccgcgggccggatttggcccccgggccggactttggacatgcctgctctacgcCATCACTTGGtcagggatgagatttttccgCGTTTTGGCggaattccacttttttttcacagtcaaaACGGACCGATTTTATATTGTTCCAAATCCGTTAAAAAAATCTGGGGGACCGGGGGCGGGGTCCGGACTTGTCTTCGACAGATTCGGGGCTCGTAATGTTTACAAGTAAcgtttgcaagcatccattttgaatcccgTTTTTATCGCGAAGCATTAGTTTGTCGTTACTTCCGATACGGGCTAGAaccaatgtcttacttgttgtgattggtcgctatacagtaaatattctctagtacggactcgtgtttgcgctgtccaatttgtcctgatcacagaaattcctcatttgggaaatgagcatggtgcatgtcctttatgaacctgcaagtatgttgacaaaatgcacgtgtaacaacacaatcaataaaatacaaaaatttactgtccaaatatttatataacaaaaactgcaatacaggtatatccccccaaaaaacagtaaCAGTAACAGTATGATCTGTCTCATTCAAAACTCGGTTTACTTTCACATTTCCGTTCCTTTTTCACCTTTCACCTCTATCTTTTTTAAGAATGGTTGGCATTTTCAACTCAAGGGGTTACATGAGGCACGTTGGCAGCATCATGAACAATATTTAGTTCATTTCATACCTTCACATAGGAGCAAGAGTTTCttcagaagcagcagcaggatCTTGACGGCGCTCTGAAGAAAATTATCCAGCAGCACAAACGTGAGCTGGCCACCATCGAGAGAGACTGCCTCAACCACAAGCAGCAGCTTCTAAGAGGTAATGAGAAGTGTCAACTTCTGTCTGATTGTGGTGGTTTTCATGCCGGATCCAAGGAGAAGGGAGAttgtgattccccccccccccccccccccccccccccccatagttGCTCCATGCCAACATCCAGGaaaagatacaatacaatacaatacaatacatgctgatttatatagcgctttcacaacagcggcagctgtaacaaagcgctttacaaaacataaagtaaaataataaacacaacacataacataaaacacggacagtcgtgcagtcctaaccacttttccgtcacacgctttgttgtttgaggcAGTTTGAAattaaagaggagagaatcaaagtgtcctttaacccgtggatcagagacgtcatgctcaaaatgtgcacacgtcggctacaagctaagtttcaaagtcaacaagaagctgtagcatccattgacgaaaaaagagattggttcacttctcctgtcccatggaaatccacttcaattccaagcggcgactctcggttccaaatacgcatcggcactCTGTCCCAATGCtccttcctctctcctcatccgcaACTTccgcagccatccatccagccgcaccaacgccgactgtctaacagcgccgacatctccactgaacaaaacggggttgtgaaaaaatgctgcccattacaggcgcaaaaaacacaagcgccccaggtctgtccagcaccgacagtcaatggcgccgacattcctcccaatcccaatctgtgctggtacaggcgtgctggtggctttctttccattcactcagtctcaaacttgacctccccgcgatcaccacacaagacagaaATTCATTGTCGAACTACGGGTGTCATTTGTTTCTAATTTTAGAAACAAAATCCATCAACACGTTTTTCCATCagaattacatttcaacaaatgAGCTCAAAATAGAGAATTAAACTTGGAGAAGCCTCCTCACCGGCATTCACTGTGATTTCTGGCATTTTCTGTGACATTTTCTTCAAGTTAGATAAGCGGTAATCGCTCTCTTAGTGGAGGAGGACCACAGTAGTCTGACCACGTTCTTGCTAACCGGGTGCCACCCCTCCTTTGCGCTTCAATTttgtgaacattcattcatcttcagagccgcttgatcctcacgagggtcgcggggggtgctggagcctatcccagccgtctccgggcattaggcggggggcaccctgaatcggttgccagccaatcacagggcacacagagacgaacaaccatccacgctcacactcacacctagggacaatttagagcgtccaatcagcctgccatgcatgtttttggaatgtgggaggaaaccggagtacccggagaaaacccacgccggcccggggagaacatgcaaactccacacagggaggccgcagctggaatcaaacccggtacctctgcactgtgaagccgacgtgctaaccactggactaccggaccgccctaattttttttcacactgcagaggttcaattccagctgtgaagagttttcatgttctcccctgggcctgcgtgggttttctccgggtgctccggtttcctcccacattccaaaaacatgcatggcaggctgattggacgctctaaattgtccctaggtgtgagtgtgagcgtggatggtggttcgcctgtgtgtgccctgcgattggccggcaaccggttcagggtgtcccccgcctactgcctgaagacggttAAGAGCGATTCCATGCCACTTTCACAGGGAGAAAAGGTGACTTCAGAGTACCAAAGCTGGAGTCTCTCCCGGTTGACTTGGTCTAAGAGGTGCGGTTTTGGACTGACCATCAATCATTCACTGGGCAATTGTGAATAGGGTGTTGACTAGGAAATGAGCTGCGTGAAAGGCAGCGGTCGGTGTGAACCGCTCAACTTTACTGCCGTTCACTCTCGCTGCTCCACCGCATGCCACCTGAAATCGGATGTGGGTCTTCTacgcacattttattttgctcaaaCCTTTGCACTTTTGTGTCTTTCTGCACGCAGCGAGGGAGGCTGCCATGTGGGAGCTGGAAGAGCGCCACCTGCAGGAGAAACACCAGCTGTTCAAGCAGCAGCTAAAAGACCAATACTTCATGCAACGTCACCAGCTGCTGAAAAGACATGAAAAAGTGTGCCTCGTCGTCCCGCtcgcagttgttttttttccgagtaACGGCTTGTAATGTTTGTTCTACAGCGGAGCCCTGACACCACTTTATTTCTTGCCTTGCCAGGAGATGGAGCAAATGCAGCGTTATAACCAGCGACTGGTTGAAGAGATGAAGAACAAGCAGACTCAGGAAAGAGCCAGGCTGCCGAAGATACAGCGCAGTGAGGCGAAGACGCGTATGGCCATGTTCAAGAAAAGTCTTCGCATTACTGCGGCCGCTCTCACCCTGGAGCAGGAGAGAGAGAAGGTCAAACAGGTAACAACCATTTTGACAGTATTATagtcactcaaaaaaaaaaaaaaaaaaaaaacagtttgcagGTGGAGGCTTGACTTGCCCATCTGGGACGTGATTTGGAAAGatcgaaatgatttttttttgtcctgctgAAATTAGTGAGCAACTGTACACGCTGCCCTCATGTACTGCTTGTCCAATTGGTTGTCATGGCTCTTGTTACCGTGACAACCAGGGGCTGAGCCCCTGAGCCTTAGACCCCTCTTTGGATTCTTGTTTTGGCCAAGGAACTTTTCCTCTCCTATCTGAGTgagatgacccggaagcacttGGCAGGTTGTTCGAATTCTTTAAATACTTTGGAAAGGTAACTTGACACGACCTTTAAGTCACCTTTCGCAAAGGTTTCCAATGAAAATTGCTCCCGCCGCCAACTGCAGCCCTCCCTGAACAGGACGTGAGCGGTGaagaatcgatggatggattaaaccggcgagaatattttgtattttctgcgAGCCGGATGCAATCATTAAAAGACGTACACCCGGCTCGCGAGCCATAAGTTCCCGACTCCTGCAATAAAGTGCCGTGTCACATTTTCAGTTTGCAGTtcaagaagaaaggagacaaaAGAACGAGCGACTCCACCAGCATCAGAAACATGAAAACCAGATGCGAGACTTACAGCTGCAGTGTGATGCCAACATCCGAGAGCTACAGCAGTTGCAAGTATGGATTGTacatgtttggattttttttttttttccttgtgcaAATATTGACACAATTATACATCGACGCCTTCTGTGTTCACAGAACGAGAAGTGTCATCTGCTGATCGAACACGAGACGCAGAAGCTGAAGGAGCTGGATGAGGAGCATATCGTGGAGCTGAAAGAATGGAGAGAGAAGCTACGGCCCAGAAAGAAGGTGACGTTTGCCCCTGGTGAtcattttacttaaaaaaaaatggatgccctGAATGCTACGCGTAATGCATTCAAATCGGGAAATTGGAAatgcagtcaaacctcggttttcggccataatccgttccagaaggctgttcgaaaaccgaaaccacgccgatggaaagcaacacgaggaagcatcagttccttgtgtaaggaaggcgagaggaagtcaaatggtgcattcaagtgcgctcagtttgttcgagaaccaaaATTTGTTTGTCATcggaggcataaaaaaacttttttaaaaatttggttgaaaaccgaattggttgagaaccgatacgtttgaaaaccgaggtttgagtTGTACCACACGTGGAGGTAACGATAGAGTAGGTAGAGACAAACTATGAATCCTGCGAGGGAAATTAAGTCGCTAGATATATTCAATATATATGCAGTATTCAGACGTATACACTAATACCCGTTCAACgagtaacaaaaaacaaacaaaatccaaagaACAGCAAggagaagttaaaaaaatgaaaatccaaagaaatgtTGACACTCCAGTTATAAATTTCAGCCTAATTAGGCTCTAGTAATATTTATACAGTGAGTGTGAAATTGAGAAATATGAATTTCATCGTGATATTACCGGTACATCGATATGATGATGAATTATAAGATGCCGCCCCCCAAAATGTAGACCTTATGCAACATCTATTGACATGCACAAGAATGACTTtccgttgttgtttttcctcttgcGGCCCACAGGCCTTGGAAGAAGAGTTTGCCAGGAAGTTGCAGGAacaggaaatgttttttaagATGAGCGGAGAGTCCGAGTGCCTTAACCCCTCCGCACAGAGTCGCATTTCCAAGTTCTACCCAATCCCCAGCGTCCAGTCCACTGGATTCTAAGGCCGACTCCGCCGCTGTCCACACAGCAGATGGACTGATGCAGGTGGGCCTGTGCCTTCCACCGGCAGAAGTTTTTCCCTCCCAGAACACCACTCTTTTCCTGCAGCTATTTATATCACATTTTATTTCCCCATCTGCCAACTCAGAGTCCTTCAGGCGCGGTAACTTATTGGCTGGACATTCTTGGgttgaaattattttcacaaACAGTCCTGAGCCTGTAAATTTGGAATTTGCAGGCGTTATGGTATGTTgggctgctgctttttttttttttttttaatggtttcgaCTTTTGCACAAACACACTTATACAATTTGGAAATCACTCAAACAGATTCCTGCAacgttaattgttaaaaaatTTGGACGAAATCATAAGATTTCTGTTTGTCTTGAATCAATGATGATACACTAAATTCTATTACATACTGTATCCCTATTTTAAAATCTTATTTGGGGTATCTAGTTCTACCAATTGAGCGCTTTGCTCAaaatgcaccccccccacccccgaatgcCTTTCTGTCTCAAGGTATGAGAATTGAGCAGTAAATGGGTGGTGCCATTCTTTTTAGTTTTGCAAAACAGTAGAGACAGCGGAGGGAGACAATAAATGATGGCACTCCTGTATTTTAGCAATAAACCAGCATTTATTCACCAGTAAGTCAGTCAGCATTTTCCCATTATTCAGTTATGGCTAAAAATTATCATTCAAATTATCAAAGACAAAAATGCGTCAATTTATTATATGTACATGTTCAGCAGCAACGGCATTCGCCCATGAGTTTACTTAGTTTGTCAAAGAATCGGTCTCCAAATAAAACGTGTCATTATCAGGTGTTAGTGAGTCACCGTCTGCTTagactttggatttttttggggggggggggggtcgttatgCATCCTAAATGCATAAATTgtctttggattaaaaaaaaaaacaaaagctgagctcttttcatgtttgtttgctttttggtAACTATGCTATGACATTCATATCGAATGAAGTTCAAGGAAAATGTGGGCCTGACTGGTTTAGGCTTTCTTGATTTATCAGCTCATTTCTTGTTATCTTTCTATGAAGCGTTACTGAAGGTATTTAATAGTAAGGCACCAAAATAAAAGTGGAGTGCTGTGCACCTTTTTTACAAGATTACAACTCGGTAGTATTGCTATTCAATAAATCCTGCCACATGCTTATTTTGCTCATTTTGCTGCCGCTGAGCATTTCAGAACAACCTAAAACTGTCATTGTGAAATCAATTCTTGAGTCGGTAAATTCATTTTGTTGTAATGTCAATTTAATTATTCCTACcaaaataattcatttaaaaaaaaaattgttcagtTTTCATTTGGCCTGAATCATGTAGATTTCccttttttctgtaaataaagtTTCCACTGGAATACAGCTCTGCTTAGTCTTGCTTTGAATGTGTTCCTTGGAAAAAGAACGACAATATAGTTTCACCTACTACTGAATATGTGAAAGTCAATAACCTTACGTAAACCCCAGCTTTGTAAAGTTGGTCCACTAAATGATGTAATCAAAAGCTACATTCAACTGGACATAAGTACAACATTTATACACACTCTGAAAATGATAACAGCAGTTTGTTTCATTGCATCGCTGTGTctaaattgtcacatgtaaagTCACATTAAAAAGCTTTTGGTTTCAAAGTCATATTCGGTACAATTCCTACAGCAAAGCGGATACAGTaatggaacaaaacaaaaaaaaagaaaatggagcatACATTTGCtgtggcaaaacaaacaaacgtaccGGTACATGAAAACAATGGTGCACTTTCATCCCCATAGTCATGTGACTCAGACCACAACGTGCCTCTTTGCTCTCCTTGAAATCACTGAGCTGTCGCCTGAAAAAGCAAGACTTCATTTCAGATCAAGTTTGCAGTCGGATGTGAAAATGTCTTCACTTTGAATCAAGAAAGCCAGAAAGATGAGAAAGAGCACATTGATCATCAACGTCCTCTTATACTGCAACTGTGCTGTGTACATTTCAccaaattaaatgttttcagggcggcccggtagtccagtggttagcacgtgggcttcacagtgca encodes:
- the slkb gene encoding STE20-like kinase b, which encodes MSFFNLRKIFKLGSEKKKKQYEHVRRDENPEEIWTIVGELGDGAFGKVFKAQNKQTGVLAAAKVIDTKTEEELEDYMVEIDILASCDHQNIVKLLDAFYFEGKLWILIEFCAGGAVDAVMLELERPLTEPQIKVVCRQTLQALVYLHDIKIIHRDLKAGNILLTLDGDVKLADFGVSARNTKTLQRRDSFIGTPYWMAPEVVMCETSKDRPYDYKADIWSLGVTLIELAQIEPPNHEMNPMRVLLKIAKSEPPTLMQPSRWSPEFNDFLKRCLDKNVDNRWSAAQLLQHSFVSSVTDSKPLREIIAEAKAEVTEEIEEHKEEEEEEEIEPNMGHKRAPSDVSVASSEDEKIPLSPTILESVPEKGEPRSPIAAPNEIPVANHVTSLVEESTIPAAAEHAEKTPVSGKQLVPEEVESGRALSIPPANDMEQFAIASENEKDDETAQVPANSDAPTEIPKDAASPEKRLITVEESITPAEEDPYKHFKVSLPSPDDSFSKERDDEKPAVKPNTEDEKILPDKAKDDSSDSGRSSTADNSSLELNLSISSFLSKTKEPGSVSIQETKRQKKTLKKTRKFIVDGVEVSVTTSKIITDNDTKNEEMRFLRRQELRELRLLQKEEQRAQQQLSNKLHQQKEQIYRRFEQETTSKKRQYDQEVENLERQQKQTIERLEQEHTNRLRDEAKRIKSEQDKELSKYQSVLKNRKKEEQEFLQKQQQDLDGALKKIIQQHKRELATIERDCLNHKQQLLRAREAAMWELEERHLQEKHQLFKQQLKDQYFMQRHQLLKRHEKEMEQMQRYNQRLVEEMKNKQTQERARLPKIQRSEAKTRMAMFKKSLRITAAALTLEQEREKVKQFAVQEERRQKNERLHQHQKHENQMRDLQLQCDANIRELQQLQNEKCHLLIEHETQKLKELDEEHIVELKEWREKLRPRKKALEEEFARKLQEQEMFFKMSGESECLNPSAQSRISKFYPIPSVQSTGF